A region from the Mesorhizobium sp. J8 genome encodes:
- a CDS encoding helix-turn-helix domain-containing protein, with the protein MEPVLAQTTGFFRERPAAGGLAGAFSAVWVHRMDERAVPPIVITPDATIDLQWIDGRFRVAGPDKEPQIETPPAGAVIIGFRFRPGAAAGWLGVPAGEIVGGRLDLKDLWGTRCRELSDRIGPTRNLADLVRQLEETIGAWTQGRDALDPQMDLAFDVIDKGLPPETPLVPFLQRQLHMSERTLRRRFEDAFGYGPKTLDRILRFHRYRRLHRQQSDASTALLAIEAGYADQAHLIRESRRLTGVTPSALA; encoded by the coding sequence ATGGAACCGGTCCTGGCGCAGACCACCGGCTTCTTTCGCGAGCGGCCCGCCGCTGGCGGCCTGGCCGGCGCCTTCTCAGCGGTCTGGGTCCACCGCATGGACGAGCGCGCCGTTCCACCCATCGTCATCACGCCGGACGCCACCATCGACCTGCAATGGATCGACGGCCGCTTCCGCGTGGCCGGGCCGGACAAGGAGCCGCAGATCGAGACGCCGCCGGCCGGCGCGGTGATTATCGGCTTCCGCTTCCGGCCGGGCGCCGCCGCCGGATGGCTGGGCGTGCCGGCTGGCGAGATCGTCGGCGGACGGCTGGACCTCAAAGACTTGTGGGGCACGCGTTGCCGGGAGCTTTCCGACCGCATCGGGCCGACGCGCAACCTTGCCGACCTGGTTCGTCAGTTGGAAGAGACGATCGGAGCGTGGACGCAAGGACGCGACGCGCTCGACCCGCAGATGGATCTGGCCTTCGACGTCATCGATAAAGGTTTGCCGCCGGAAACGCCGCTGGTTCCGTTCCTGCAACGCCAATTGCATATGAGCGAGCGGACGCTGCGCCGGCGTTTCGAGGACGCCTTCGGCTATGGCCCGAAGACGCTCGACCGCATCCTGCGCTTCCACCGTTACCGGCGCCTGCACCGACAGCAAAGCGACGCCTCGACCGCCTTGCTCGCCATCGAGGCCGGCTATGCCGACCAGGCGCATCTGATCCGCGAAAGCCGGCGGCTGACAGGCGTGACGCCCTCGGCGCTGGCTTGA
- a CDS encoding VOC family protein: MKARITVLTLGVDDLEASLKFYRDGLGLPTEGIIGREFEHGAVAFFALAGGLKFAIYERANIAWDATVPQTGRSPTELTIGHNVGSEAEVDAVMAEAVKAGARVVKPAQKTFWGGYAGYFQDPDDHLWEVVYNPAFVPED, translated from the coding sequence ATGAAAGCTCGCATCACGGTTTTGACGCTCGGCGTCGACGATCTCGAGGCCTCCCTCAAATTCTATCGTGACGGCCTCGGCCTGCCGACCGAAGGCATCATCGGCCGCGAATTCGAGCATGGCGCCGTCGCCTTCTTCGCCCTCGCCGGCGGTTTGAAGTTCGCCATCTACGAACGCGCCAACATCGCCTGGGATGCCACGGTGCCGCAAACCGGCCGCAGCCCCACCGAATTGACCATCGGCCACAATGTCGGCAGCGAGGCTGAGGTCGACGCCGTGATGGCCGAGGCCGTCAAGGCCGGCGCGCGTGTGGTCAAGCCGGCACAAAAAACCTTCTGGGGCGGCTATGCCGGCTACTTCCAGGATCCCGACGATCATCTGTGGGAGGTCGTCTACAACCCGGCTTTCGTTCCCGAGGATTAA
- a CDS encoding DoxX family protein, with protein MPVQTIQALGALLIGGVFVFAGIEHFLKFGAMRDYLAAQKFPAPALMLAAGSAIEVVAGFLLAVGITRPFAAGALVAFTLATNLMLLRFWASDEPERQVLRNAFLINIAVVGGLLLAGTF; from the coding sequence ATGCCTGTTCAAACCATTCAAGCGCTTGGCGCTCTCCTGATCGGTGGCGTGTTCGTCTTCGCCGGCATCGAGCATTTCCTGAAATTCGGAGCCATGCGCGACTATCTGGCCGCCCAGAAATTCCCGGCTCCGGCCTTGATGCTGGCCGCCGGTTCGGCGATCGAGGTCGTTGCCGGTTTCCTGCTTGCCGTTGGCATAACCCGGCCCTTCGCCGCGGGCGCGCTGGTCGCCTTTACGCTGGCGACGAACCTCATGCTGCTGCGTTTCTGGGCGAGCGATGAGCCCGAGCGCCAGGTGCTGCGCAACGCGTTCCTGATCAACATTGCCGTCGTCGGCGGCCTGCTGCTTGCCGGGACGTTTTGA
- a CDS encoding RNA polymerase sigma factor — translation MTTTATIEAVWRIEQPRLAARLTRTLRDVGLAEEVVQDAFLTALERWPRDGIPHNPAAWLARVATNRALDRLRRTVMLDSKQRELAVDLAELERAVPDIEAALDEDIGDDLLRLIFTACHPVLPAEQRAALALRMLGGLSTAEIARAFLVPEATVAQRIVRAKRTLRDAGIVFETPRGPERRERLGAVLEVIYLIFNEGYVTSSGPDWLRADLGNEAMRLGRLLAALMPEEPEALGLVALMELSASRFGARTDKAGNPILLLDQDRGRWDWSLIRRGLDGLRRAMALTPTPGPYQLQAMIAACHARAVSAADTDWIAIAAYYQALALAVPSPIVEVNRAVAAGMAFGPAQGLAIADALRDEPRLKGSHLLPTVRGDLLARLGRMEEARAEFRRAAELTGNEQERALLLARAGGGASLG, via the coding sequence TTGACTACAACCGCGACCATCGAAGCGGTCTGGCGGATCGAGCAACCAAGGCTCGCCGCCAGGCTCACCCGCACCCTTCGCGATGTCGGGCTGGCCGAGGAGGTCGTGCAGGATGCCTTCCTGACGGCACTGGAGCGCTGGCCCCGGGACGGCATCCCGCATAACCCGGCCGCCTGGCTGGCGCGGGTCGCCACCAATCGGGCGCTCGACCGGCTGCGCCGCACGGTTATGCTCGACAGCAAGCAACGCGAGCTGGCGGTCGATCTTGCCGAGCTGGAGCGCGCGGTGCCCGACATCGAGGCCGCGCTCGATGAGGATATCGGCGACGACCTGCTGCGGCTGATTTTCACCGCCTGCCACCCGGTGCTGCCGGCAGAGCAGCGCGCGGCGCTTGCCTTGCGCATGCTTGGCGGACTGTCGACGGCGGAGATCGCGCGCGCCTTCCTGGTGCCGGAGGCCACCGTCGCCCAGCGCATCGTGCGTGCCAAACGGACATTGCGCGACGCAGGCATCGTCTTCGAGACGCCGCGCGGTCCGGAGCGGCGCGAGCGCCTGGGCGCCGTGCTGGAGGTGATCTATCTGATCTTCAACGAAGGCTATGTCACCTCCTCCGGACCGGACTGGCTGCGCGCCGATCTCGGTAACGAGGCAATGCGCCTCGGTCGCCTGCTGGCTGCGCTGATGCCGGAGGAGCCCGAGGCACTCGGCCTGGTGGCTCTGATGGAGCTCAGCGCCTCGCGCTTTGGCGCCCGCACCGACAAAGCGGGCAATCCCATCCTTTTGCTCGACCAGGATCGCGGCCGCTGGGACTGGTCGCTGATCCGGCGCGGCCTCGACGGGCTGAGACGCGCGATGGCGCTCACGCCGACGCCAGGTCCTTATCAACTGCAGGCGATGATCGCCGCCTGCCATGCGCGGGCGGTGAGCGCGGCCGACACCGACTGGATTGCGATCGCCGCCTACTACCAGGCGCTCGCGCTGGCGGTCCCCTCGCCCATCGTCGAGGTCAACCGGGCGGTCGCGGCCGGCATGGCATTCGGGCCGGCGCAAGGCTTGGCCATCGCCGATGCACTGCGGGACGAACCGCGACTGAAGGGCTCGCATCTGTTGCCCACGGTGCGCGGCGACTTGTTGGCGAGGCTCGGGCGGATGGAGGAAGCCCGCGCCGAATTCCGCCGCGCCGCCGAGCTGACCGGCAACGAGCAGGAGCGCGCGCTGCTGCTTGCGAGGGCTGGCGGTGGAGCCAGCTTAGGATAG
- a CDS encoding YciI family protein has protein sequence MRFMMLMIPGGYATAAPDVMPSAEAVEAMMKYNEELKRAGILLALDGLHPPSVGARVSFKGGKPAVTDGPFAEVKEVLGGYWMIDVRSREEAIEWARRCPAGENDVIEVRRVQEMSDFPEDVQKAAEGFSRLKS, from the coding sequence ATGCGCTTCATGATGCTGATGATCCCTGGCGGCTATGCGACCGCGGCTCCCGACGTGATGCCGAGTGCCGAGGCGGTGGAGGCGATGATGAAATACAATGAGGAGCTGAAGCGAGCCGGCATTTTGCTTGCGCTCGATGGGCTGCATCCGCCGTCTGTTGGCGCGCGGGTATCTTTCAAAGGCGGCAAGCCGGCCGTCACCGATGGCCCGTTCGCGGAGGTCAAGGAAGTGCTTGGCGGCTACTGGATGATCGACGTACGGTCGCGGGAGGAGGCCATCGAATGGGCCCGCCGCTGCCCCGCCGGGGAGAACGACGTTATCGAGGTCCGCCGCGTTCAGGAGATGAGCGATTTTCCCGAGGACGTCCAGAAGGCGGCCGAAGGATTCAGCAGGCTTAAGAGTTGA
- a CDS encoding TetR/AcrR family transcriptional regulator: MRKQPRQARSIATVEAIIEAGAHVLSELGWAGFSTNKVAEAAGVSIGSLYQYFPDKLALVDAIRRRHFDHVLSVIREASAEEKPLKQFARELVRGMIDAHSIHPTLHQVLLDEAPGDRGSRAAHASFQARYLEHYAAAVAQYRKRRKDTETMARVLSSAVEGVIHNAARRNMLDAPELHRQLGELICAYLSGQGMRA; this comes from the coding sequence ATGCGCAAACAGCCGCGCCAGGCGCGTTCGATCGCCACCGTCGAGGCGATCATCGAAGCCGGGGCTCACGTTCTGAGCGAGCTCGGCTGGGCGGGCTTCTCCACCAACAAGGTGGCGGAGGCAGCAGGCGTCAGCATCGGCTCGCTCTATCAATATTTTCCCGACAAGCTGGCCCTGGTCGACGCGATCCGGCGTCGTCACTTCGATCATGTGCTTTCGGTGATTCGCGAAGCGTCGGCGGAGGAGAAGCCGCTCAAGCAATTCGCGCGTGAGCTGGTGCGCGGCATGATCGATGCGCACTCGATCCATCCGACGTTGCACCAGGTGCTGCTCGACGAAGCGCCCGGCGACCGCGGCTCACGCGCCGCTCATGCCTCGTTCCAGGCGCGCTATCTCGAACATTACGCCGCGGCCGTCGCGCAGTACCGCAAGCGTCGCAAGGATACCGAGACGATGGCGCGCGTGCTGTCCTCGGCGGTCGAAGGCGTGATCCACAACGCGGCACGGCGCAACATGCTCGACGCGCCGGAATTGCACAGGCAACTCGGCGAGTTGATCTGCGCCTATCTGTCCGGCCAAGGGATGCGGGCGTGA
- a CDS encoding DinB family protein, whose product MSAKTLLKGMLAYQAWANDELMERLAGMDPASDAGQRHAALRLMNHIHVVSRIFAAQLKGVAHGYASDNTPGTPEPRELRGALAEVDRWYLDYLEIVSEQGLADRVAFVFTDGDKGCMTRQEMLTHVVLHGSYHRGEIGRMLTGIAVSTPWDTYAVHLHRSEPARRLQGETQAGGDWRQR is encoded by the coding sequence ATGAGTGCGAAGACCTTGCTGAAGGGTATGCTTGCCTATCAGGCCTGGGCGAACGATGAGCTGATGGAGAGGCTTGCCGGGATGGACCCGGCGAGCGACGCCGGACAACGCCACGCCGCGCTCCGCCTGATGAACCATATCCATGTCGTGTCGCGGATCTTTGCCGCGCAGCTGAAGGGCGTCGCCCATGGCTATGCGAGCGACAATACGCCAGGCACGCCCGAACCGCGCGAGCTGCGCGGCGCGTTGGCCGAGGTCGATCGCTGGTACCTCGACTATCTGGAAATCGTTTCGGAGCAAGGGCTTGCCGACCGGGTCGCCTTCGTCTTCACCGACGGGGACAAGGGCTGCATGACAAGGCAGGAGATGCTGACTCATGTCGTCCTGCATGGCAGTTACCATCGCGGCGAGATCGGCCGCATGCTGACGGGGATCGCGGTCTCGACGCCTTGGGACACCTATGCCGTCCATCTGCATCGTTCCGAGCCCGCACGCCGCCTGCAGGGCGAAACGCAAGCCGGCGGAGATTGGCGGCAGCGATAG
- a CDS encoding glutathione S-transferase: protein MPKLLYASTSPYSSKVRMAAAYAGIAIDLVPVKTEDRPADLISANPLGKIPVLVLEDGRSIYDSRAITQHLNRLSKNALFPRNPDKRLEAEVLEALADGICDCALSMVYERRTRPEAMVYQPWLDRQWTKVATALDLINANPPKLPKKITAGHMALRATLGYLALRFSGQWEKGRGRLVRWAARFDEKFPELKASVPG from the coding sequence ATGCCGAAACTGCTCTATGCTTCCACGTCCCCCTACAGTTCGAAGGTCCGCATGGCGGCCGCCTATGCCGGGATCGCCATCGACCTCGTGCCGGTCAAGACGGAGGACAGGCCCGCCGACCTGATCTCGGCCAATCCGCTCGGCAAGATCCCGGTGCTGGTGCTGGAGGACGGCCGCTCGATTTATGACAGCCGCGCCATCACCCAGCATCTCAACCGCCTGTCGAAGAACGCGCTGTTCCCGCGCAACCCGGACAAGCGGCTCGAGGCGGAGGTTCTGGAGGCGCTTGCCGACGGCATCTGCGACTGCGCGCTGTCGATGGTCTATGAGCGGCGCACGCGGCCGGAGGCGATGGTCTATCAGCCTTGGCTCGACCGGCAATGGACGAAGGTCGCCACGGCGCTCGACCTCATCAACGCCAACCCGCCGAAGCTGCCGAAGAAGATCACTGCCGGCCACATGGCGCTGCGCGCAACGCTTGGCTATCTTGCGCTGCGCTTTTCCGGCCAATGGGAAAAGGGCCGCGGACGGCTCGTGCGCTGGGCCGCCAGGTTTGATGAGAAGTTTCCGGAACTGAAAGCAAGCGTGCCGGGGTAG
- a CDS encoding TfoX/Sxy family protein — protein sequence MAKLSTNVAPDPMVARLRAALGQRAFTEQKMFGGTCFMINGNMLIGTSKRGLLVRVGKQAHAAAAARPHASTMEMGGRSMEGYVRVAPEGTTTDADLAFWLDHALAFVKTLPAKAKARPPKRST from the coding sequence ATGGCAAAGCTCTCAACCAATGTCGCGCCGGACCCGATGGTCGCACGCCTGCGCGCCGCCCTCGGGCAACGCGCCTTCACCGAACAAAAAATGTTCGGCGGCACCTGTTTCATGATCAACGGCAACATGCTGATCGGCACCTCGAAGCGCGGGCTTCTGGTTCGTGTCGGCAAACAAGCGCATGCGGCTGCCGCCGCACGTCCTCATGCGAGCACGATGGAGATGGGCGGGCGCTCGATGGAAGGCTATGTTCGCGTTGCGCCGGAAGGCACGACAACCGATGCCGATCTTGCCTTCTGGCTCGACCACGCGCTGGCTTTCGTCAAGACGCTGCCAGCGAAGGCAAAGGCCAGACCGCCGAAGCGGTCGACATGA
- a CDS encoding outer membrane protein, with translation MKTNPKFAPLAAALGLFAFAGTAFAADVVSEEPPAPAPVAELPVASWAGPYAGINLGYGFGGHVKAPGVDAKTKGFIGGVFGGYNWQQDNFVYGAEADLGYNGTKGSDNGLSAKTGIEGSLRARLGYAVTPEILLYGTGGLAAKDQKIDDSVTGVHDNKGMLGWTAGAGTDIKITDNVFGRVEYRYTDYGSKNFGDTGKVKSSDNRVTFGVGMKF, from the coding sequence ATGAAGACCAATCCCAAATTTGCGCCGCTCGCCGCCGCGCTCGGGCTGTTCGCCTTTGCTGGTACCGCCTTCGCGGCCGACGTGGTTTCCGAAGAGCCGCCGGCTCCCGCTCCGGTTGCCGAGCTTCCGGTTGCTTCCTGGGCCGGCCCCTATGCCGGTATCAATCTCGGCTACGGCTTCGGCGGCCATGTGAAGGCCCCCGGCGTCGACGCCAAGACCAAGGGCTTCATCGGCGGCGTTTTCGGCGGCTACAACTGGCAGCAGGACAACTTCGTCTACGGTGCTGAAGCCGACCTCGGCTACAACGGCACCAAGGGTTCGGACAACGGCCTTTCGGCCAAGACCGGCATCGAAGGCTCGCTGCGCGCCCGCCTCGGCTATGCCGTGACCCCCGAAATCCTGCTCTACGGCACGGGCGGTCTCGCTGCCAAGGACCAGAAGATTGACGACAGCGTCACAGGCGTGCACGACAACAAGGGCATGCTCGGCTGGACGGCCGGCGCCGGTACCGACATCAAGATCACGGACAACGTGTTCGGCCGCGTCGAGTACCGCTACACCGACTACGGCAGCAAGAACTTCGGCGACACCGGCAAGGTCAAGTCTTCGGACAACCGCGTCACCTTCGGCGTCGGTATGAAGTTCTAA
- a CDS encoding SDR family oxidoreductase, with the protein MRQAAAVALVTGGARRIGKAIVEDLAANGFAVAIHANRSSGEAEALVRKITGEGGRAAVVAADLTDMDAVGDLVGRAQAALGPVTLLVNNASLFVDDRVEDFDWQAWDRHFAIHVKAPALLAQNFARALPDGEEGLIVNIIDQRVWRPTPRYFSYALSKSALWTQTQMLAQALGPRIRVNAIGPGPTLKNKRQGDDDFESQVEGLILKRGPQLPEFGATIRYLWRARSVTGQMIALDGGQHLAWQTPDVTGMVE; encoded by the coding sequence ATGAGACAAGCCGCGGCCGTCGCGCTGGTGACGGGTGGAGCAAGGCGGATCGGCAAGGCGATCGTCGAGGACCTGGCCGCCAATGGCTTCGCCGTCGCCATCCACGCCAACCGGTCGAGCGGCGAGGCCGAGGCGCTGGTGCGGAAGATCACGGGCGAGGGCGGCCGCGCCGCCGTGGTCGCCGCCGACCTCACCGACATGGATGCCGTCGGCGATCTTGTCGGCAGGGCGCAAGCCGCGCTCGGCCCCGTCACGCTCTTGGTCAACAACGCATCCCTGTTCGTCGACGACCGCGTGGAGGATTTCGACTGGCAGGCCTGGGACCGCCACTTCGCCATCCATGTGAAGGCGCCGGCGCTTTTGGCGCAGAATTTTGCCCGCGCTTTGCCCGACGGCGAGGAGGGGCTGATCGTCAATATCATCGACCAGCGCGTCTGGCGCCCGACGCCGCGCTATTTCTCCTATGCGCTGTCGAAATCGGCGCTCTGGACGCAAACGCAGATGCTGGCGCAGGCGCTCGGGCCGCGCATTCGCGTCAATGCGATCGGACCAGGCCCGACCTTGAAGAACAAGCGTCAGGGCGACGACGATTTCGAAAGTCAAGTCGAGGGCCTGATCCTGAAGCGTGGCCCGCAATTGCCCGAATTCGGCGCCACGATCCGCTATCTCTGGCGGGCGCGCTCGGTGACAGGCCAGATGATCGCGCTGGACGGCGGCCAGCATCTTGCGTGGCAGACGCCCGATGTGACAGGCATGGTGGAATGA
- the uvrC gene encoding excinuclease ABC subunit UvrC, translating into MSPAAQRHKSNGTADDLPPDVDLDIEEEAAEEIVEPEPIPTGPDVAFTAIDWTPHAGDADGMVGAEVIQTFVKRLPNQPGVYRMMNAAGDVLYVGKARSLKKRVTNYAQGRFHTARIGRMVRETATMEFVVTRTEIEALLLEANLIKRLRPRFNVLMRDDKSFPYILLTGDHVSPGIYKHRGARSRKGDYFGPFASAGAVGRTINSLQRAFLLRSCTDSFYENRTRPCLLYQIKRCAGPCTGEISHQGYAELVAEAKDFLSGRSQKVKTEISAAMQQAAEELDFERAAIYRDRLAALSHVQAHQGINPQTVEEADVFAIHQEGGQTCIQVFFFRTGQNWGNRAYFPKADPALEPAEVLGSFLAQFYDDKLPARTLLLSQAAQEQELLAEALSTHAGRKITISVPQRGEKKDLTDHALQNAREALGRRLAETSTQARLLKGFADTFGLEKPPVRIEVYDNSHIMGTNAVGAMVVAGPEGFVKNQYRKFNIRSTEITPGDDFGMMREVMQRRFSRLLREHGDEQKSPASEDAEAQDAGEEDLVTGNGSFPAWPDVILIDGGQGQMTAVRQILADLGIEDRVVAIGIAKGPDRDAGRERFFVKGRDSFMLPVRDPVLYFVQRLRDEVHRFAIGSHRARRKKEMVKSPLDEIAGIGPGRKRALLHAFGTAKAVSRAAVEDLVKVDGISEHVAKLVYNHFHES; encoded by the coding sequence ATGAGTCCCGCAGCCCAAAGACACAAAAGCAACGGAACCGCCGACGACCTGCCGCCCGATGTCGATCTCGACATCGAGGAGGAGGCGGCGGAGGAGATCGTCGAGCCGGAGCCGATCCCGACCGGCCCCGATGTCGCCTTCACGGCCATCGACTGGACGCCGCACGCCGGCGACGCCGACGGCATGGTCGGCGCCGAGGTGATCCAGACCTTCGTCAAGCGGCTCCCCAACCAGCCTGGCGTCTATCGCATGATGAACGCGGCCGGCGACGTGCTCTATGTCGGCAAGGCGCGCAGCCTGAAAAAGCGCGTCACCAACTACGCGCAGGGGCGTTTCCACACCGCCCGCATCGGCCGCATGGTGCGCGAGACGGCGACGATGGAATTCGTCGTCACCCGCACCGAGATCGAGGCGCTGCTGCTCGAGGCCAACCTCATCAAGCGGCTGAGGCCGCGCTTCAACGTCTTGATGCGGGACGACAAATCGTTCCCCTACATCTTGCTCACCGGCGACCATGTCTCGCCCGGCATCTACAAGCATCGCGGCGCGCGCTCGCGAAAAGGGGACTATTTCGGTCCCTTCGCCTCGGCCGGCGCGGTCGGCCGCACCATCAATTCGCTGCAGCGAGCTTTCCTGCTGCGGAGCTGTACGGATTCTTTCTACGAAAACCGCACGCGGCCCTGCCTGCTCTACCAGATCAAGCGCTGCGCCGGTCCCTGCACCGGCGAGATATCGCATCAGGGCTATGCCGAACTCGTCGCCGAGGCCAAGGATTTCCTTTCCGGCCGCAGCCAGAAGGTGAAGACCGAGATTTCCGCCGCCATGCAGCAGGCCGCGGAAGAGCTCGATTTCGAGCGCGCCGCCATTTATCGAGACAGGCTTGCCGCGCTCTCCCATGTGCAGGCGCATCAGGGCATCAATCCGCAGACGGTGGAGGAGGCGGACGTCTTCGCCATCCACCAGGAAGGCGGCCAGACCTGCATTCAGGTCTTCTTCTTCCGCACCGGCCAGAACTGGGGCAACCGCGCCTATTTCCCCAAGGCCGATCCGGCGCTGGAACCGGCTGAGGTGCTGGGCTCGTTCCTGGCGCAATTCTATGACGACAAGCTGCCGGCGCGCACGCTGCTGCTCTCGCAGGCCGCGCAGGAGCAGGAACTGCTCGCCGAGGCGCTCTCCACCCATGCCGGCCGCAAGATCACGATCTCGGTGCCGCAGCGCGGCGAGAAGAAGGACCTGACCGATCACGCGCTGCAGAACGCGCGCGAGGCGCTCGGCCGCAGGCTGGCCGAGACCTCGACCCAGGCCCGGCTGCTCAAGGGTTTTGCTGACACCTTCGGCCTGGAAAAGCCGCCGGTGCGCATCGAGGTCTACGACAACTCGCACATCATGGGCACCAACGCGGTCGGTGCCATGGTCGTCGCCGGCCCGGAAGGTTTCGTGAAGAACCAGTACCGGAAGTTCAACATCCGCTCGACCGAGATCACGCCCGGCGACGATTTCGGCATGATGCGCGAGGTGATGCAGCGGCGCTTCTCGCGACTTCTGCGCGAACATGGCGACGAGCAGAAATCACCGGCCTCGGAAGACGCGGAAGCCCAGGATGCCGGTGAGGAGGATCTGGTCACCGGCAATGGAAGCTTCCCAGCCTGGCCCGATGTCATCCTGATCGACGGCGGCCAGGGCCAGATGACGGCGGTGCGCCAGATCCTGGCCGATCTCGGCATCGAGGACAGGGTCGTCGCTATCGGCATCGCCAAGGGCCCGGATCGCGATGCCGGCCGCGAGCGCTTCTTCGTCAAGGGCAGGGACTCCTTCATGCTGCCGGTGCGCGACCCCGTGCTCTATTTCGTCCAGCGCCTGCGCGACGAGGTGCATCGCTTCGCCATCGGCTCGCACCGCGCACGGCGCAAGAAGGAGATGGTGAAAAGCCCGCTCGACGAGATCGCCGGCATCGGCCCTGGCCGCAAGCGCGCCCTGCTTCACGCCTTCGGAACCGCCAAGGCGGTTAGCCGCGCCGCGGTCGAGGATCTGGTCAAGGTCGACGGTATTTCCGAACACGTGGCGAAGCTGGTCTACAATCATTTTCATGAGAGCTGA
- the pgsA gene encoding CDP-diacylglycerol--glycerol-3-phosphate 3-phosphatidyltransferase, whose protein sequence is MVQRAFNLPNILTYARIVAVPLVVLCFFLEGHLKSSDFARWSALVIFLLASITDYFDGYFARAWQQTSNIGKMLDPIADKLLVATCLLLLAADTDRHGGIAGWSLWAAIIILCREILVSGLREYLAALKVSVPVTQLAKWKTTIQMVAIAFLLVGPAGDKIFPLTTQLGLVLLWVAALVTLYTGYDYFRAGLKHIMDE, encoded by the coding sequence ATGGTACAACGCGCGTTCAACCTGCCGAACATCCTCACCTATGCCCGCATCGTCGCGGTGCCGTTGGTCGTGCTGTGCTTTTTTCTTGAAGGACATCTGAAGTCGTCCGACTTCGCCCGCTGGTCGGCGCTGGTCATTTTCCTGCTCGCCTCCATTACAGATTATTTCGACGGCTATTTCGCGCGCGCCTGGCAGCAGACCTCCAACATCGGCAAGATGCTCGACCCGATCGCCGACAAATTGCTGGTCGCCACCTGCCTGCTTCTGCTTGCCGCCGACACCGACCGCCATGGCGGCATCGCCGGCTGGTCGCTCTGGGCGGCGATCATCATCCTGTGCCGCGAGATCCTGGTGTCAGGCTTGCGTGAATATCTGGCCGCCTTGAAAGTCTCGGTGCCGGTGACCCAGCTCGCCAAATGGAAGACCACCATCCAGATGGTTGCCATCGCCTTCCTGCTGGTCGGTCCGGCCGGCGACAAGATCTTTCCGCTGACCACCCAGCTCGGCCTCGTGCTTTTGTGGGTCGCGGCCCTCGTCACGCTCTACACCGGCTATGACTATTTCCGCGCCGGGCTCAAGCACATCATGGACGAGTGA
- the moaD gene encoding molybdopterin converting factor subunit 1 yields MSTKLIYFAWVRERIGKPEEDVELPSGIETVADLLRWLKSRGEEYENALQYPDVIRVAINQEHVGHREKIAGAREIALFPPMTGG; encoded by the coding sequence ATGTCCACGAAGCTCATCTATTTCGCCTGGGTACGCGAGCGGATTGGCAAGCCGGAAGAGGACGTCGAATTGCCTTCCGGCATCGAGACGGTAGCCGACCTGCTGCGCTGGCTGAAGTCGCGCGGCGAGGAGTATGAGAACGCGCTGCAATATCCCGACGTCATCCGCGTCGCGATTAACCAGGAACATGTCGGCCACCGCGAGAAGATCGCCGGCGCGCGCGAAATCGCGCTGTTTCCGCCGATGACCGGGGGCTGA
- a CDS encoding molybdenum cofactor biosynthesis protein MoaE has protein sequence MAGAIVPAIRIQREDFDVAAEIAGLTRGRADIGAVVTFSGLCRDEQGALSALELEHYPGMAEAEIGRIAAEAAERWPLQGLTVIHRHGKIAPGENIVLVVAASSHRQAAFEAANFLMDYLKSRAPFWKKEHRADGSEGGWVEAKEADDRAADRWKKQGE, from the coding sequence ATGGCCGGCGCGATCGTGCCCGCCATCCGCATCCAGCGCGAGGACTTCGACGTCGCCGCCGAGATCGCCGGCCTGACCAGGGGCCGTGCCGATATCGGCGCCGTGGTCACATTTTCCGGCCTTTGCCGCGACGAGCAGGGCGCGTTGTCGGCGCTCGAGCTCGAGCACTATCCCGGCATGGCGGAGGCCGAGATCGGCCGCATCGCCGCCGAGGCGGCTGAGCGCTGGCCGCTGCAGGGGCTCACCGTTATCCATCGCCATGGAAAGATCGCGCCAGGCGAGAACATCGTGCTGGTGGTCGCGGCCTCGTCGCACCGCCAGGCGGCCTTCGAGGCGGCGAATTTCCTGATGGATTATCTGAAGTCGCGCGCACCCTTCTGGAAGAAGGAGCACCGCGCCGACGGCTCCGAGGGCGGCTGGGTCGAGGCTAAGGAAGCTGACGACCGCGCCGCGGACCGCTGGAAGAAACAGGGCGAATAA